Within Quercus lobata isolate SW786 chromosome 5, ValleyOak3.0 Primary Assembly, whole genome shotgun sequence, the genomic segment gcgtttataAACACCGCtataaaccaattttttttttatttttgaaaaaggctatagtggcgtttgacaaacgccattataggttagcctatagtggcgtttgataaatgccactatagccttttcgaaaaaaaaaaaaaggtctatagtggcatttacaaacgctactataggtctATAATAGCAGTACATTAGTGGCATttacaaacgccactatagccAAAAtgggcctatagtggcgtttcacAAATGCCACTATAAGTCCAATTTTTTGTAGTGCTACAATTTTGGactctatataataaaaatttggcttaaaaattattgttgcgagtccaaatcttctgtctcatttTTCCTGCTCCACCTTATACTCCAATAAAATCTTGTCAcatgttcacctaattaattaattaataccattaattaataatggtagtattaataagtcaataatggtagtatttaattagTTAGGTGAACATGTGGCAAGTTTTAATTAGTGGAATATAGAGTGGAACAGGAAAAGTaagatagaagatttggactcataATAGAAACAAGAGTTTAGTTATTCCTATTAATAATGAGACCTACTAAGAAGTATGTGGTGatttttaattggttttttattttttaatgcatCACATAAATTTAGTGATATGACATGGCCATTTATGATTGGACAGAGAACTAGATCTGTAACATTATTCAAGTAAATTCATGGTATtcttctattaaattttttttgaaaaaaaaaagttaaatatcGTGGTATTTGCCATTTTTTTGGCATTGTAACTTGATTTAGTGTGGTGTTGGGCATCATATCAATGTCATGCACCGATCGATCTCAGAAATTTCAATGTCTTGCAAGCCCTGACCTAGACCAATTACATCTTAATGATCAAGTGGACTCTTTAGTCTTTGCTAGATCGAGATGATATAAAATTGACTGGTTAATAATCACTAGCTAGTTAGAGGTGCTtccttaaataataataaaaagagtgaaaaaaccCCAATTGCTAACACCACCGTTGATTAAGGTGGAGTTTGGATTTAGATTATTCTATGTTTGCGTTTTAcgttttctgtttcttttcttcttctttttttttcacacgttTTGGTTTAGGGGACAATTATCACTGTTTACGCACTGTCGTATCACTGTTCACATATAGTTTATATattgttcacgggacccacatccactttatttagaaaaaatattcacacatttaaaaattattttgctacagtattttcagttttagtaaaataagttgtatccaaatgaATCcttaaaaaatgggaaaaacaaaaagccaaaaaatgcAAGACgaattcaaccaaaaaataataataataaaaaaaaataaaaaggcaagacgttgaaaggaaaaaaagaacacAGGATCTATtcggattgagcttatttttgctgaaaccgAAAACTAAAACTGAAAGCACTGTaccgaaataatttttaaatgtgtaaatagtactgtgagactcatttttaatgaaaaagttctgaaaagtgtaatttgtgggacccgtgaatagtgcacggatgcactgttcacaatTGACTTGTCAACAATTGCGGGctgaacctaaaaaaaaaaaaaaaaaaaaaaaaaaaaaagacaaaaacgtAGAACAAAAACGCAAACTCCACaataatttgaatccaaatGAGTATTGTATAGTGTGAGGTGTGAACGTAACTCAATGCATAGAAAATATGCATAGTCAGATACACTGAAAAAGGAGGGGTAAATCTGGTATTTGACTGGCACGGTGTTATTTCTTCCATTTTCTCCCCAATTTGATGGGTTCGATGAGAAAACATCCAAGTCCTACCAAACAATGATCAAAAGtgttttctctcctttttttttttttttttttccattctccctaaaatccacccaaccaaacatacccttaagtaagaaaattaagataaaatttctagttgaaaaaatataactctatacataaaaaaatgtatatcatacaaagttaatctcattcatATAAGAATTTTTATCACACACAAAGTTATGGTCGTTATTTAACAtatgaatatctattttacGACTTCTAAGAATGTTaatgaatatcatcatcttcaaaCAATTAGTAATTGATTTTTACTAAGAcatgtcacaatatttaaacTTTCTTAATGAATGATGTCATATATTGCACCTTATATCATCATTCCAACTTTCTAAGCATTATTACCATTTAAAACTTAAAGTACATGAAGAAAGTTTTATCGGCGGTGTTGTGTATTGTTACATgcatgttttgccttgtacctccatactaatggctttgtgcattagTGAGCTTAGCTTGTTCTCTATGCACTTGTATCTTTGTGAAAAacatcttgacatctatgtgattattgtaaatagatcttcaaatttgtcatgaataattagtaaatagtttttttaatcttgaGACATGAGTAGACTTGTGCGTATATCTCTTGATACGTAGCCAATTGCTTTCTTAGCACTTTGCTGCCTAACCCGCACCCCATGAGTCTGCAACAAGACCACAATTCATTTCAAACAACTAAAGAAAACCCCAAATTGAACTAGAAATTCAAATCCCATTTGgactaggggtggcaaaataaacccaaactcatttgcccacccaaacccacccacttTAATTGCACCCAAATCCACCaaattattagttgggttaaataGGCATCAACCCAATTAAATCCAGTGATTATtggattttaacaaaaaacttaTTGAGCcctatttaacccaaaaaaaatatacttagATTCAACCCAGCCCTTCTcataacattaaaaattaaaaaaaaaaaaaaaaaaacccttagacatttcattttccttcattttcttggcctccaaacacttctctcttccacttgctctctctctttctctctctagctctcatAGAGAACAATGAGGCCCAACAAACACAGCACTGAGACCACCGAGTCTCGCTTCTTAGGAACCATATCCACCTTCTCCATTCAAAACTAGCACGACGCTATGGAGGAGAGGGCGGCGGAGGAGAACGAAGTGGTGGAGAAGGATGGGGAGAGGAAGGCGGAGAGAATGGGGTCAGAGGCTATGGAGTCAAGTGCCCACCTCACCAATCTTGCCTACCCAGCGCCGATCTCACCTACCCACCTCGCCGATCTTGCCTACCCAATGCCAATCTCGCCTGCCCAGCATCGATCTCACCTACCCACCTCGCCGATCTTGCCTACCCAGCACCTATCTCTCTtctccctttcattttttttctttcttcctccactcCTCACTGATCTCGCttgagttttttctttcttttgtcaatCTCgcttgagtttttcttttgtggTTGTGGATTGATTTTCTTGGCTtgggttgttgtgggttttatttttgtggttgtgggttggctTTGAGATTGGAATTTCtggctttgatttttttttttttttttttgggttaataatTAGAGgtcttaggctgtgtttggttgctgagaacaTGAAGGAAAATCATAGTTTTTATTCGTTTAGGGACAAACCTATGAATCCTATTTGGGTTCTTAGCTAAATTCAGCTATTGATTTtgctgaagaagaaaaaaagaatcctaATCTTTTGACTTtgctaaagaagaaaaataaattttagatcCAAGAAaagctttttctttgttttttctttttcccgaGAAAGTAGAGTGGAGATTAGAGAGAGTGGAAAAGGAAATCCAATAAAGTGTTGGGGTTTTCACTTTAATGgcattttggaaattttgataattgggtaattggggTTTTCACTTTAATGgggattttggtaattttgataattgggtagtTTGATgagttggggtttacccataataattgggttggattggatttgggttagaagcaattaACTAAATGGGCTTTAATGGGTAAATGGTTTTTATATATCTaacccaattatgcccaccccaaacccacccatttgacacccctaattTGGACATTTCAACACTCATCAATATATACCATTAATCCATAATTCTCTTTTCCGCATAAATTTTAATCTTACCTAGAAATTCAAAGCAAACTATACAACAagaacacaacaacacaatcTAAAGCACAATCCCTTATAAATGAAACAGTAATTCCATCTTTTCATTAaaaggaaattccaaaaaaaaaaaataaaaaaaaaaaatctacagtTCCAATATCTTTAACTACAATTGTAACTAACTAGAGTACACAGAATTTTTTACtgtacaacaaattttgtacaaaattgaattacaaagaaaaataaaaaaaagtgacagACCTTACCTGCATAAGAAGCTTTATACGTTCGAGCGGAGCCGTGAAGGTCTTGGCGGCTGTGCCCGCTGTGGCGCGGGAGCCGAAAAGCGCGGCTTCTTTGAGGAGGTAAGCGGCTAAAGCCAGCGGGTGCTTGAGGAGCTGAGCCGGAGTCGGGTCGAACGCTTTTCTCTTTTCTGCCACTGAAAGGCAGGCGAAATTACTTAACGATTGCCATTGGCAATGCCACCGTTAGCGTTAGTTGGAAAACCACCAAAATATCTAAACGTGAGGCCCCTATTGCTTCATTGAGTCATCAAATTATGGTCCAGATTTATCCTTGGCTCTTCATAGACCTTATCAAGCAATTcaaagcacacacacacactctttCTCTAGCCCAGCCAAGCTCCTTGTGCTTATCACTCAACCCCATAGGTCACATCAGTGGAGTATGCTCACCGATCTTGCTCACTCTCATTTCCATAAGCCACAGGTGCTTTTTCTCTCATGcatgtaattattttttgttatcattttagTTTCTTGTACATGCATTTGCATTTTATAATACATACACTTCGAGTCTTTTGTTTCAAGGGTGAGAGAAACCTAGTGTAGATTGAcctatttagtttttatttattccatcaacatttaaaactttatttcttccCACTTGCATGCTctggttaaatttttttcttggaaattgTTGGAAATATGGGAATGGTGGGGATTTAAAAGAGGTATAAGATGTAGGCTTGTGCTTGTACTTTAAATAAAGATTTATCGTTATTGTTATTTGGTTATTTGCACTTTTGaattgggttttagtttgtAAGTTAGTGTCCAGGTGGTTGGCGATGGTGTGGAACTGTTTTTGTATGCTTCCTAAGTCGTTGAATCAAGAAATGGTGTTACTTAGATGGACTAAgcttgattattttttttgggtattgaCTTGATTTGAGCTTAAGTTTTTGAATTGATTGATAGAGCAAGCCAAGCCGAGTATGGTTCAAgctttataattaaattttagcaAGCTACACTTGAAGGTTGTTATTCAACATATATGAGCAAGCTTGCATCAAGCTCAAGCAGAGTTTGAATATCTCATTAATCTTGTCAAGTTTGATAActcaatttctcaaaaaaaaaaaaaagtttgataactCAATGTTTGGCTTGGTTTGGCTAGATTAGAGCCCTAATCATTGTCAACAAATAACACTGTAATGGAAGtacttaccccaaaaaaaaactttgaaattaTAGATGTGTTAAGTTGTCAAAATGGGATAAGGCAATGAGTGCAATCGTTGGTTAGTCATACTTAGCAAAAAAGAATCGGACTAAAATCCTCATGAATAGATATTATTGGCCTCATACGAAGGTTAATGATTCAATTATGTATATGATCATATCCGCTAAAATATGATTAACTCAATGTTTGGCTTGATTTGGCTAGATTAGAGAGCCTTAATCATTGTCAACTGATAAAACTATAGTGGAAGTACttacccaaagaaaaaaattgaaagaaaacttcGGAAGTAAAGTAGATGTGACAAGTTGTCAAAATAGGATAAAGCAATGGGTCTTAGTCATACTTAGCAAAAAAGAATCGGATTAAAATCCTCTTGAATTGATATTATTGGCCTCATACCAAGATTAATGATTCAATAATGTAAATGATGATATCCTCTAAAATGCGATTAACTTAGACCAGTATGCATGATATTCTTAAAgatcaacaaaataaaagcaTGTTATGtagattttgttttcattatatagtgaatatttaaagaaaatgtttagtTTATATTGTACTAACAATGTAAGATTATGTTAGACACTCTTCCTGGAGAGTTGTCACGGTAATTCTGTAGCCCATGTGGATGGGTTCTAGTTCTTAATATAATCCATGTTTAccaacaacaacatcaacaaaaacaacaacaagaagtaAGATTCACATTATTGTACCTTTTATTTAAACTGTAATGTAAGATTTACATTACTAGTACATTAATATAAACCTATAATTACCCAATATGTAAGCATTATCTTTTGCCAATCTTGGCAAAAGTGTGTCATTTGTTTATGTTATATTGATGTAGTTTCAGATataatgtcaattttttactCAAAGATCTTAATTAAGAATAttttgaaactctaaaaaaaatccCTATTATGGGCAATCTAGTATAAACTATTAAATTACACCTTTACAATTATCTTTCGTAACATTGTCTTTCGTAATATTGTGCAAAGGCAGAGTATTCTTAAATATGACTATATCGATAAGATTGAAAGTTGTCGGTTCAATATAAGGTCCTAGTATGCTAACACTTGTGAGGTGTTATGAACATTGTGGACTCTATAAATTGAAACATGGTCTTAACAAATGCTAGCTTTTTCTAACAATTAACAAATCTGTTAAGAAAGTTGAGGACAATAATTACCTTTTTACTTGTTTAGTAATGTTAGGAACATCTGTTTTTTGTAATTGTTGACGcaataagttgtaatttagaTTGTGCATTACATATCTCTCATGAACTCTCATGGACTTGTAAGCACTCCAAACCTTATTTAAATATTCCCaacatattataataataataataaaatgtttttttgttatttatttatgagtaaattacatatttgttttctactatttacattatatttcaatttggttcattactttttaattgtgtcaattagACCCATAACCTTTAGTGTCGTGTCAACTTAGTCTctactattattttttggatgaaaattgctGATATGACTaacggtcaaaataaaaattaatttttgttgacATGGCagtaaactaaaattttattttgggtgttTGCAACGTTAGTAATTTTTATCTAAAAGATAATAGTAATTATATGATTGAGAGAGAGACGTTACCGCATGCTCCTTACCATCCGCCTCACCCACACGCTGCCCATCCCTGagggaaatatatatatatattttttttttacaatacacAGTGAAGCAAGAAAACCTCAATCAATTAATAAACTGataaatttattaacaaaacaaaGGATAAATGATTAAATGAACAAACTCAGTGAGATGTGTGAAACATGAGAGAATGGATTCAAAATAGTGGTCATATATTCAAGAGATGAAGTACATATAAATACGGAAATACACATCAACAGAAGTTATATTAAACAACATATAACCATTACATTATCTATAGTTTCGAGTCTTTCGACAGAATCTTGACTCTCGAACTAACACCAGTAATAACAGCCAAAACCAATCACACGTAATATAAGTTACAAACTTTTAATAGCTTCTTCTAATGTGCAGCACAACTCGAAGCTAGCTTCAACAGATCGATAATGAAAGATTTCAATATGTACGTACACAACAAGTCCGTTTGTCATTCAGTGATGCACGACACGTTGTCCTGCTTATCAAGAAGTGCATGCACTTTGTAAACCAATCAATAGACAATTAATAACCCTTGAAACCATCCCAACTGAAAGACAAATGAACCACTGAATCCAAGTCAACTTTGCATCGGCTACCAGAATATGTGAAATTTCAATAGAAGCCACCTGCAGTAACAGAATAGCACCCACAGCCAACAAAAACAAGGGGTTACGACGAAAGTGCTGAAGCACATTCTTAGTCCCCACTTCTCTTGCATTAATAATGTTACAGACTTGGCAGAGGACAAAAATATTGAAGATAATGGTATTACCAACCTTCTTATTAATGCCAATGATGGTTTGCCCTTTGAACTGGCATGTCACTAAGACGCCAAGTTGATACAGAGCTTGGATGACAACGTTTCTCCATATGGCCATGTTGATAAGTGGTTCAGTTTTTCTCAATGGTGGTTTTTCCATCAGTTCCTTTGACGGTGGCTCAGTCAATAATCCAAGGCCACCAAGAAGAGTCACAACAAAGTTTGCCCAGACTAATTGGATGGTCGTAATTGGAGAATCTCCGCAAAACATTGTTGTGATAGAGGTTATCAACAACCCTGATATATTCATGGTGAGCTCAAGTTGTATATACTTGCGAATATTGTCATAAATACATCTTCCGCATCTGACAAGAGTCACAAGACTGTCCAAGAAGCTGAGATTTCCATCCACGATGATGATGTCAGAACTTTGTCTAACCATTTCACTGCTGAAAGTCTGTATAGTGATCCCTACATCAGCTTCCTTTAGTGCTGGAATCACATTTGTTTTAATTCCAGTCATTGCTACTGTGTGACCTTTTTTCTTCAAACATTGCACTAGAAGGAGCTTGTCAGAAGGGGTTAAACTTCCCATTAAGATGATTTTATCCACTTCATCCATCTGCTTTTCGTTgatgtaattttgaaaatctttagCCTCGAGCTTCAATTTATCTGCATTGGGAAGTAGTCCACACTTGCAAGCTATGTCTTCCAATATTGAGTCATCATCTTCTGAAACCAGTATGATATTAACTCCAGCATTTATCCAAGcttctatttctctttttgtcGAGTCAGCTACCTCTGAGTTTATTGATCGCCAACCACTTTTGTCAATACAGACAGTTGTGACTGAATTCATGGTGAGACAAGCCAAGGTTTCTTGAACAGTAGCCTTGCTAAATAGCATCTTCTTATTCCAATAACCAATGGCAAGAGTGACTACAAAAGGTATCCCTTCTGTTACTCCAAACAGAAACGTAAGAATTGAACTTGATAACTTACCATTTGGTGtcaagaaaattttcttactCGTATCCATGATCTCTTTACTTGCGATTGCTTTCCCCTTGAGATCTGGGAGATTAAAATgaaatcttttcttttgatgcTTAAAATGGAAGAACAACACTACGAGGTTGAGGATGGAGAGTAAAAGCCCTATAATTTGTGTGCCAGTGTTCAGCTTATCAAGTTGTGCTGGTAATGGGGTCTTGTTGAGGGCGCCATAGGTAACCTGGTTCAACAAATCACCCAACGTTGTGTTCATGCCCACTGATGTAACTAGCATGCGACCTTTTCCATCAATCACCTTTGGACCATAGAACAGAAATGGGTTCTCGTTGTTAATGATGGAGTCAAGATCATCATCCAGTTTTATGTATTCACCAGATACTAGCAAACCATCAGCAGGGACTAGAGATCCCCACTCGAGGCATACTATGTCACCCAACAAAACATCTGAGATGAATACTTTCTGCGAGCTTCCCCCTCTAATGACCTCAACTTCCACTTGGTGCATTTCCGAAGTATTCTGCCTTCTTGACATCTGCCGCGAACGTTCGAGCCAAAGTTCCCGTAAGGAATGAATAACCACAAGCACCATGATGAAAAGAATTGTGATGACACCTTTATGCCAATCGTTTGGGCTTTTCATAACGATCCCAAAGCCAAGTAACAGCAATGCATACAcgaagagaagaaaaacaatCCAATCATTGCGTGCTTTCAAGAGTGATTTTAAGCAGCCTCGTGCAAGAGCCTGTGTTAGGGAGGGTGATGAATTAGCAATATCTAGGCGTTGAGTACATGGATCTTGCTTAAGACCAGGGATTCCCTTCTCTAAATGATCAGTATCTAGAGCCTCTGCAATTCTTTGGATGCCTCCAAACTTTTGTATTGAATCCAAGTTCTTCTCCTTTACCATCTTGGCAATATTTGCTTGTTGGAGTTTTACATCACAGATACAGTTATCATTCTCACCATCCAAATCAGTAATGGAGAATTGAGCTGATGCAGATGAGATTTCCAAATCCTGAGAAATAACAATAAGATGATATATTAGAGTTTcgcaaataaaataattatttacaatacaatacaatacccaaaaaaaactGTGACCTAACTCAATGAAATGGGTGTGTGCCATACTGACGTGTAACTCATTTGGGAACAAAATGATGCGACAATTTACAAAACATAGTTTCTatcttttcatgtttttatcTTCAAGAAACATTTAATAACTCAAATGATCAAATATGCTAATTAACCCTTATGCGTAATTAATATGTGAACAATTGTTTTCATTATCAAGTTAAAATTTGCATCTTATTTAGCCCAGAAGAATAAATAATCATAATCTGAAACTTGATTCGAAGATGCTAGACTTGACAATTCTAATTGAGAACTACGGGTCTACTACTGCACTTTTCCGCATGGCAATGTTAAGGCAGCTTCTAATGGAAATAGAATATTGAAGTAGCAATATTGTcttctattgtttttttttttttttttttgggataatatATTGGTTCATTATATAACCCTATTTTTGGGCGAAGactttgataaaaaataaaacacacacttttttatgtgaaatttaCCCAATATCCCACACTTACACACCAAATATCTATATTTTACAAGTGGTATGAAAGCATGAAAACATGATGTGGAAGAATGTGAATACTATTAGATGTAAAATCATAATTTCCTCGAAATAAAACCCATGCCAAAATACTAAGGAGTACTCACTATTCTCTAAGTGTTTTTTTTGGTCATGGACTAATTGCATGGGATGCCCTCATGTTAATAGAAAGATCAAATTGATTGTAGGACTAAAAACTAAAGTCACGTTTAGTATATTAAATGGAGATCTCGATAACAATAATAATCTTTACtattaaatataaaagataatataataaaatattcttaTTCATAAGTTTAGTTGTAAAACTAATTGTTACGTATAAAAACTTTGTAAAAAGATTATGTATatgaattttttgtatttttaaaatatattaattttaaaatgattacATGTATTAAAGAATTACTATTATATTTATAGTCATTTTTTATACGACATTTCTAATCATTTTGGAGAGGAGTAGTAACTCCTCAATTGAAAGaataactatttttaagaaacaacCATTCCCTACAATGAATATGGAACCAAATAATTGAATAACTATTtcacataaatattaataataaaaatgattacatgtattaaaaaattactatgATTAGATGACCAGAAATGTTGTATAAAAAATGACTATAAATATAATAGTAATGACTATAAATATAATAGTAATTCTTTAATACAtgtaatcatttttaaaattaatatattttaaaaaatacaaaaaattcatATGCATAATctttttacaaactttttatATGTAACAATTAGTTTTACAACTAAACTTATGAATAAGAATAGTTCATTACattatcttttatatttaataGTAAAGATTATTATTTCTATCGCAATCTCCATTTAATGTACCAAATGTGCCCTTAGTTTTTGGTCATTCTATCAATTTGATCTATCTATTAACATGATAATATCCCTGCAATTAGTCCATGACCAAAAAAACACTAAGAGAATAGTGAGTATTCCTTAGTATTTTTGCatgggttttattttgaggaaatTATTGTTTTACATCTAATAGTATTGACATTCTTCCACATCATGTTTTCATTCTTTAATAccatttgtaaaatatagaTGTTTGGTGTGAAAGGAGTATAACTCCTCAATTTCAAGAacaactatttttaagaaacaacTATTCCCTACAATGAATATGAAACCAAATATACGAATAACTATTTCacattaataat encodes:
- the LOC115991002 gene encoding calcium-transporting ATPase 12, plasma membrane-type-like, which codes for MLTSKSSRNEILEFQKTVSPGGDESGKGSLFLDRPAASSSISFYSNISPDDTGAVSGGDGGDLESQQTVLSMASIAPGADKADKGSLALDLVSSRTSNISQDDSGEAVSGGHGGDLDRGADKADKGSLALDIVSSRTSSYSNISQDVSGEAVDLEISSASAQFSITDLDGENDNCICDVKLQQANIAKMVKEKNLDSIQKFGGIQRIAEALDTDHLEKGIPGLKQDPCTQRLDIANSSPSLTQALARGCLKSLLKARNDWIVFLLFVYALLLLGFGIVMKSPNDWHKGVITILFIMVLVVIHSLRELWLERSRQMSRRQNTSEMHQVEVEVIRGGSSQKVFISDVLLGDIVCLEWGSLVPADGLLVSGEYIKLDDDLDSIINNENPFLFYGPKVIDGKGRMLVTSVGMNTTLGDLLNQVTYGALNKTPLPAQLDKLNTGTQIIGLLLSILNLVVLFFHFKHQKKRFHFNLPDLKGKAIASKEIMDTSKKIFLTPNGKLSSSILTFLFGVTEGIPFVVTLAIGYWNKKMLFSKATVQETLACLTMNSVTTVCIDKSGWRSINSEVADSTKREIEAWINAGVNIILVSEDDDSILEDIACKCGLLPNADKLKLEAKDFQNYINEKQMDEVDKIILMGSLTPSDKLLLVQCLKKKGHTVAMTGIKTNVIPALKEADVGITIQTFSSEMVRQSSDIIIVDGNLSFLDSLVTLVRCGRCIYDNIRKYIQLELTMNISGLLITSITTMFCGDSPITTIQLVWANFVVTLLGGLGLLTEPPSKELMEKPPLRKTEPLINMAIWRNVVIQALYQLGVLVTCQFKGQTIIGINKKVGNTIIFNIFVLCQVCNIINAREVGTKNVLQHFRRNPLFLLAVGAILLLQVASIEISHILVADAKLTWIQWFICLSVGMVSRVINCLLIGLQSACTS